From Drosophila suzukii chromosome 2R, CBGP_Dsuzu_IsoJpt1.0, whole genome shotgun sequence, a single genomic window includes:
- the unpg gene encoding homeobox protein unplugged, giving the protein MERPALLQNGEMGDNSATTRLVSKPFPKPFSIESLIANQTPANAAPPSPPEERDQEQEPEQEQELSARAMVASSALGLTQFPLYNPWLHGYFAQNHERLTHLIAGGCYLPSNPASHPVGQQAQPQVQPPPHPAPPPPPPHALEKQLPPNLPHPLDTRFLPFNPAAAAGVAPTDLSYRRLAELMNQDYVHSLSVHARLQHMAAAGRMQEEHSNHVLGQLQEPSPPQAHCSPAKSGSRSPAEPTLDVGMDEDFECSGDSCSDISLTMSPRNYNGEMDKSRNGAYTNSDSEDCSDDEGAHSRHEGGGMGGKDSQGNGSSSSSKSRRRRTAFTSEQLLELEREFHAKKYLSLTERSQIATSLKLSEVQVKIWFQNRRAKWKRVKAGLTSHGLGRNGSTSGTKIVVPIPVHVNRFAVRSQHQQLEKMCLSGPKPDLRKKLSTEAIGGFEKFSGGLNGPPPPSGGAVGLGVGVGVGLGVSTPLSLARSIY; this is encoded by the exons ATGGAACGGCCGGCCCTGCTGCAGAATGGAGAGATGGGGGATAACTCCGCCACCACGAGACTGGTCAGCAAGCCCTTCCCCAAACCCTTCTCCATCGAGAGTCTGATTGCCAACCAAACACCTGCCAATGCTGCTCCACCATCGCCGCCCGAGGAGCGGGATCAGGAGCAGGAGCCGGAACAGGAGCAGGAGCTGAGTGCCCGGGCCATGGTGGCCAGCTCCGCCCTGGGCCTCACCCAGTTCCCGCTCTACAATCCCTGGCTGCACGGCTACTTCGCCCAGAACCACGAGAGATTAACGCATTTAATTGCCGGCGGCTGCTACCTGCCCTCCAATCCAGCTAGTCATCCGGTTGGGCAGCAGGCACAGCCGCAGGTGCAACCACCGCCACAtccagcaccaccaccaccgccaCCACATGCCTTGGAGAAGCAGCTTCCACCCAACTTGCCGCATCCGCTGGATACGCGTTTCCTGCCCTTCAATCCCGCCGCCGCAGCCGGAGTTGCGCCCACGGATCTCAGCTACCGGCGCCTGGCCGAGCTCATGAACCAGGACTACGTGCACAGCCTGAGCGTCCATGCCCGACTGCAGCACATGGCCGCCGCCGGCAGGATGCAGGAGGAGCACTCGAACCACGTCCTGGGGCAGCTCCAGGAGCCGTCGCCCCCGCAGGCCCACTGCTCGCCAGCCAAGTCCGGCAGCCGCAGTCCCGCGGAGCCCACCCTGGACGTGGGCATGGACGAGGACTTCGAGTGCAGCGGCGACTCCTGCAGCGACATCAGCCTGACCATGTCCCCTAGGAACTACAACGGAGAGATGGACAAGAGCCGCAATGGAG CCTATACCAACTCGGACAGTGAGGACTGCAGTGATGATGAGGGTGCTCATTCTCGGCATGAAGGTGGTGGTATGGGTGGCAAGGATTCGCAGGGCAATGGCTCCAGTTCCAGCTCGAAGTCCCGTCGCCGGCGGACAGCCTTCACTTCGGAGCAGCTGCTGGAACTGGAGAGGGAGTTCCACGCCAAGAAGTATCTCAGTCTCACGGAGCGCAGTCAAATAGCCACTAGTCTTAAACTAAGTGAGGTTCAG GTTAAAATCTGGTTTCAAAACCGACGAGCCAAATGGAAAAGGGTCAAGGCAGGACTCACCTCCCACGGGTTGGGTCGGAATGGAAGCACCAGTGGCACCAAGATCGTGGTGCCCATCCCGGTGCACGTGAACCGGTTCGCCGTGCGATCCCAGCACCAGCAGCTGGAGAAGATGTGCCTCAGCGGACCGAAGCCGGATTTGCGCAAGAAGCTCTCGACGGAGGCGATTGGAGGATTCGAGAAGTTCAGTGGTGGTCTCAATGGTCCGCCACCGCCTTCAGGAGGAGCTGTGGGCTTGGGAGTGGGAGTGGGAGTCGGCTTGGGAGTGTCCACGCCCCTTTCACTCGCCAGGAGTATCTATTGA